CCTGCCACTACCATGCTTAATGATGCTACTGCTTTTAGGTTTGATATCCAGTGAAATGAGTCAAATGACATGTGAAAGGTGCTTGCGAATGCTTTGGGGATGTATTTGCTCCTCTGTCCTTTGTGTCAAGTTAGTATGGTTTGTTGAAGatgaagtaaaatataaattgtCTACTAAAGGGACTGAAtactaaataatttattttagtttttgtagCTGTGCTGAGCTGCACCTTTGTAGCTCTTGGTTTTGGCTCTATAGATGATAGAGTTCTGTGCGCATCCTTTTCTTACATAGCCTGCGACAAAGGGTTTGAGGCCTGGTAGTTTGAATAATGACCGTCAGCCTTGTTAGTATGCGTCACGGCTCTCTGTGCCTGCTGTGGCAGGCTGTCTTGGGACTGGGACCGGGAGCTTTGCTTTGAGAAGGTCACATTACTCACAAGGGTGAAGGGGCGGCAGAGGGGCAGAGAGGGGGCTGGGTGCATTTACACCATGCATAGAAAGTCATAATCCAGTGACAAAAGACATTTAGATTTAAATCTTTGGTAAAATAACAGCCAGCGCACAGCTGGTATCAGAGAGAGCAACGAATAATAATGATGTTTGCTAAATatcaagtgtgtgtttgtgtgtgtgtgtgttatagcGTTTCACAAAACACTGCAGTCTTGTCATCAGTCATCACCTTTCACTTTTACACATGTGCACATCGTATCAGCAACTCGCTCTCTGGACGCCCGTGTGTGCAATGAAGAGCTCCCCGAGTGCAGCGAGTGCCTCGTCAGCTCTTCTCTCCTCGGTCACGTCCATTCACTGCCTAATATTTCCCCTGACTGAAATAAACAGGATGCATCAGAGATATGCTGagctatgattttattttattttatttttttgcactgtGGTTCATCTGGTATCATTGAGAGGTCACTGGTCACTGTTTGTGAGAGGAAGTTGTGCACTTCACGAGCCAGCGAGTTACATCAGCTGATCCAGTCACTGCTGCTGGTGCCTGCGCAGTAATGTAAATTAATTAAAGCAGCGCAGTGATTCTTTGCATTTGTGTTATGTAATAATCTATAAAAAATATAGAGAATCTAACTGTCCCTCTCTGACAATCATTGTGCCGGGATTTAGGTGACACAGTTCAGTCCTGTGGACCGGTTGTTAAATATGCATATGGTAGCATTCATCTCTCCCTCAGCGCGAAAGGTCATCCAAAAATGTTGGAAAGAGAGGGTGACCAGCATAAAATATTTGTGGCTGGTGCCAATATTCATCCTTGAGGGGTTTaaaaatttattaataaaatgcaCTTAGCATATATATGCACACCTGTATAATGTGCCAAGAAGTCTTTTTTATGGTGCATATAATACTGATTTAATGTTGTCATAGAGTGTCAGTCTGGTTATAGTTCACTTTAAAATAGTTTAATCTACACATTTTTCACAGTGTCAGCAAAAGCAAAACATTACAAGCTTTGTAGATGTGATGTTTTTGTGAGAACCGTTGCACTGAATGTATAAATTTCCCGAGTACAGTTGCCATAAAGTGTGTTGGCCAGTACTAACTGTTTAACAAGTCTGTGTGAAACAAGTCTTATCTAAGCAGACACCTTTGATAAGGATCACTTGAATTTGGTCATGTACAGGAGGACATTTTGCATTATAAAAAATAAGTGCCTcagaggtgtttatgtttgcaGGGGTTCCCTCAGTTTTCCCAGCCTTTGCTTTACTAAGTCACCCCTCAGTGTGTTGTGTAAGGGCAGAAACAACACAACTGTTTGTCTGTGACAGTCACGGTTTTATAAGTAATGTGTTCAGAATTCCTGATGATTTTTAACCCATTTGAACTTTTATAAGTGGAGGTATTCAGCATTTTGTGGTAATGTGTGTTGCGGAGTTGATCCATTCCTGTTGTCTTCCCCCAGTCACAGCAATACTGCGGAAGCTAAAGCAGCAGTCAAGGGAGAGTGTGGAGGACAAGAGGCCAAAATTACTCAAAGCTCTCAGAGAGGTGAGGATCACAGCAGGATGTACTTCCACACTGTGACAACAAACTCAGGTTTACCACTGTGATCGCTCTGCATCACTAAACATTTAGTCCATtgtattttgaaaaacattCTATGTATTGATTCGCTTAAATGTCTGGTGACTACCCTTGAGGATGTAATATCAACTGCTATATGTATCATTTGAACTCTTCTTTGTATTGTACTGTGACCTTTTTGACATGTTTGAATGCTTTGGTGCAGCTCGGTGACTTTTATCTGGAGCTGCACTGGGACTTTCAGAGCTGGGGTGAGTTTTAACTTTGACACAAATGTGAAAGTTTGTAATATTTCCAAATACTGCAGCATATTCTCAAACACAGTTACACCGTGTAGTAGTTAGCAAGGCCACCTTTGATTTTTAATCCCTTGAAAATTGCTGGATCGGTAACCTCACCCAAAAACCTCATTTGAGTTACGTGTGTGTTTCAATTCTGCTGTAGCTGCAAAGACAGCAGGAAGTCACTTCTGAATGAATTTACCTCTCGTCTGTTGTAGTGCCTTTATTGTCCCGGATGCTCCCATCTGATGCCTGTAAAATCTACAAGCAGGGCATCAATATCAGGTAAGGTATAAATACTAGCTTAAGGCTGCACCCATCTTCATTATTTAATGTAGCAAATGTTTGCTATTGAGGTCGAGAACTTCTTTTAGCTCTAAAAAGTAGGACGTAACGATCTTCACGCACCCTTCTCTTGATTTAGACTTGACACCACTCTCATAGACTTCACTGATATGAAATGTCAGCGCGGCGATCTTAGCTTCATTTTCAACGGCGACGCTGCACCCTCCCAGTCCTTTGTGGTTCTGGACAACGAAGCAAAAGTGTACCAAAGAATACACCACGAGGTAAAGGAGTGGCATAATAAGACCTCTGTTTCACATCGTGTCATCAGCTGTTTGATATGAACAGCAGGAAGTAACTCAATATTTTTGCCCCAAGGAgtcagagatggagacagaagAGGAGGTGGATATTCTGATGAGCAGCGACGTCTACTCCGCAACTCTCTCTACCAAGTCCATCACTTTCTCTCGTAGTCAGATCGGCTGGCTCTTCAGAGAGGATAAAACAGTAAGGCTTATTTGATAGTATGGTTGAAGTAAATGCAAATCGACGACTTTGAGATGGGGCAAAAAATAGATACTTAAAGGGACTTTGGGGCTTTTGAAGTTAAGCAATCatgagaaaaataaaggtgCTCCTTGCCCTGCCTTTACTGGTTCCAACAAAGCTGACAGGGAgcgcgccaaatcacaacaacagctgacTCAAGGCACTTCATACTGTAAGCTAAAGATCCTGCAGTATTCAGGAGAAAATCCCAGCAATCACCCGATGAGCAAGCACATTGCAGTGGTAGGAAGGGggaactcccttttaactggaagaatcctccagcagaaccaggctcagggaggggcagccatctgctgcaacccaGGGCAGAGGGCTGTCCTCAGGCACAACAGCAGAGCCCTGGCACTTGAAAAATCagtcttttgtcttttgtttaacATAAAAAATGGTTACCAAATATGCTACATGCCACATAAAAGTGTGCTGTAGAAGTCTGTAACTCTATACTGGAAAGCTCTTTATTAGTAATCTACCGGTCAATCAATCATGGCAGCCACATTCAGAGCAGGTTTAGCTATGTAGCTCCACATATCCGTAATTATTGTTAGTAAAGGCTTGTTGTTAAGAGCAGTGGCATGTATTTTGGGACCCCTTTAAATAGACTGTTCTTTCCCTACAGCTGATTGTCACATGTGGGATAAGAGAACAGGTCATGGGCCTTTTAACTGAAGTACTGATCTTTAAACTTGCTCCTTTTCTCTACATGATGTATATCATAAATTCAGCTCAGTAGCACCCAGATTCCTTCCTTGACCATCCTCATAgactgtgcagtggcttcccctTGAAGGCATCCCGAGCCCCATATTGATCCTCCATACAgcctgtgttgttgttgttgttttttaaggcTTTTACCACCATCTGTTTGTTTCCTGCATAGGAGAGAGTTGGAAACTTCCTGGCTGACTTCTATGCAGTGAACGGTCTGGTGCTGGAGTCAAGAAAACGGCGGGAGCACCTAAGTGAAGAAGACATCTTGAGGAACAAAGCCATCATGGAGAGTTTAAGTAAAGGAGGCAGCATCAGTGAGCAGAATTTTGAGGTGAGAAGGGAAGAATACAGTGTTGTTTCTTTCTCTGCCAGCGGTGAATACTACTAACACTGGCGGATATTTTGCTGCGCTCCCCCAGCCCGCAAGGAGGCAGTCCCTCACAGCTCCAGCCCCCAACACAATTTCTTGGGAAGAGTACATAACTGCGGAGCATGGAAAGTAAGTACCTTGTATTTTCTATGATTTCATCAGTCCTAGCTGTAATTAGGAATTTATTCAGGGCAGGTAGAAGAAAATGTAACTGCTGAGTGTGAAATAacatctttttgtgtttgtctgtgccTCTTCCCACCTTCAGGCCACCTCATCTTGGCAGAGAGCTTGTTTGTAAGGAAAGCAAGAAGAACTTCAAAGCTACTGTAGCCATGAGCCAGGATTTCCCTCTAGGCATTGAGTCGTAAGTACATCCCTTCCTCCTCAGATCTATTTGCGAAGCTTTCTGTGCAGATTGAGCCTGGGTGGGTGCACTTGGGATAGTAGAAAAGGGTAGTGCCGAGATGAAGTAAATCAGATCAGATAATTGGGCCAGGTAGACAAAAGGGCTTCAGCTGGTTGTGTGAGAGAGCCACTGATGAGAAGATTACAAAATCAAACGCTCCCCCAccttccaaaaaagaaaaaacaaaaaaagcattttttttttgacttggcTCAGCCACCGTGGGAAGTGGGCTGTTTGTTTGAAGTTAAATTCTGCTTATTTCTCATTCACTTCCTTTCATATCTTACTGTAGGCACCTGCAACCTTGCAGCTGCGAGGCTTTTATGCGTTGAGTCTGATTTAGCTAAGTTTTGGTACTTGCTGGGCTAAATGACCGGCTGATACAgagttttaaaattttatatcttttttttttttttaatatatatcttttttttttcttttccaagaGTTGATAATGGATttgcaaaaatataaatgtataaagtGTAAGAATAAggataactttattgatcccagagggaaattcatatgtctgaTATAGCTCATCTGCAATGTGTGAGaattgaaaagcctgatggcttGATCTCTATGTTTTACAACAGTGAGAGAGGAGTCATCGAGtactgatggttttttttttttttgttccattaagctgttataaagtgggtgatcagagttgttcGGGATGGCTTCCAATATCTTCAGTGTGCATTTTTCCAGCGTGTCCCTTCTGGCTCCAATTACAGAGCCAGCTTTCCTCACTAGTTTGCTCAGTCTTCTTGCATCCTTGTTTCTGATGCTGCCACCCCAGCAGACTGCAGCATAGAACAGCACACTCGCCACTATAGACTGATAGAACATCTTTGGCATTTTACTGCAGATGTCAAGAGattttagttttctttaaaaaaaaagaaaaaaaagaagacagctCTGCCCCTTTTTGTGTCGTTCATCTATATTCAGGGACCAGCCTAGTTTCGTATCTAGGTGTAAGATTTGTCCACCCCGCAAACTTTCACAGTCTGCAGAGGGAGCCTTAATCTTTTGAAATCTATTATCATTTCCTTAGTCTTAGAGGTCTTCAATATGAGGTGGTTTTTGTGACTCCAGTAACTGAAGGCTTTGACAAGATCCCTATATTCAGATTCCTGTCCATTCCTGATACACGCCACAATGGCAGTGTCATCTGAGTATGTCTGGATGTGGCAGGACTCAGAACTGTATTTGAAGTCTGCTGTATACAGTGTGAAAAGGAATGGAGCCAGGACAGTCCCCTGTGGAGCCCTTGTGCTGCTCATTAATGTCCCAGAAACACAGTTCCCCAACCTGACAAACTGTGGCCTTTCTGTCAAGTAGTTTGAGATCCAGGAAGCAAAGGAAGAATCTACACCCATCTCTGTGAGCTTGTCTTTGAGTATATTTGGTTGGATGGTATTGAAATCAAAGAACGTAACTCTCACATAAGTGCCAGATTCCTCCAGGTGAGCTAGGGCTCAGTGAAGCATGTAGAGGACACCCCAATGTGTTGTTTGTATGCAGACTGAAGGGGATCAAGTTTGTCTTTAACCTCAAGTCTCAGTAGGTGTAGAATCAGCTGTTCCAAGGTTTTCTCAATGTGCCATGTAAGGGCCAccggtctgtagtcatttagttcaGCTGGACACTTTGTTTTTGGTACCGGTACAATGCAGGATGTCTTCCACAGTGCCAGCACCCACCCCAGCACAGTTCATGTGTGACTCACAACAAAACTTCAAGACCTTTTAATCAATGTTTTATTATATGATCATCAAAGATTTATCAAAAGAATACTGTCCTGATTAAATCCATGTAGGTTGTCCCATTGGAGGTGGTCCTTTCAGTGTATTGCCAGTGTATCTGGTTTTATTTGCGGCCACAACTAGTACTTTGTCCGCTCGTGAGACTGTAAAGAGAACAAATAAAGATTGAAGAACCCTTTAAAAGATAAATGTATGTTACCTTTATATTACCTTCATGTGGGATTCAGGCGGAATGTGGTTTGGGTTTTGCCAGTAATGGATGACGGGCAATGCTGTTAAATATTACTGGAACTTAGTAAAGGTAGTAAATTGCTTTATCTCATCTACTGAATGAACCTTAATGGAGCCAGCAATAAAACCCTCTCCTTATCAAAGCTAATggttttttaatgtaatttttccCCTTTGCATTTTGTGCTTTGTAATGTTTAATTATGCTATATTTACTACTTTGATCATGTTCAGTTTAATGTCATAATCACCAAAAATATACCAGTGCTCTAGTTGTAGAAATGTCATAAACTTTTTGGCCATAAACTTTTTGCAGTTCTTGCATCATTTCCAGCCTTGGTGCTGGTAGTTTTCAGTCTCCCAGCCCCCTTAGGTTTCACTCCaaccatttgtgtgtgtgtgtgtgtggggggtgaaGTTATAGAGAGTGAACTTGATGCAACAGAAAGCAGATTGTCTAACACTGAAGCTTAGGATTGAAAATCTCTGTTTAAAATCTTATTATTATTCATGTGGTTCCTAGCCTATGGGTCAATCTGTTTCCACCACAACCAAAACAGTCTTTTGCACAAGGCTGATATTGATGAAATGAAATCCAAAATGTTAACGCGGGATTACATGTATGCATAATTTCTCATAAGGCTGCATTAATTGAGAGGTTCACAGGAACTGATGCGTTCCGGTCACTGGCGGCCGATCGGAATGCAAACAGATACAGTCAGTGTTGCTCCAGTGTTTtagctttattttacttttagatGAAAGGCACACTTGGATGGTGAACTCATGAAGAATGAATGAAGAAAGGGGTAAATAAAATAGGAATCTTTACTAAAGATTGTATTATGTGTgccataaaaatgtatttgtatgcACAACATAACTTCCTGAGGGTTTCCTGAGATTCCAGCAGAATGACTCTCAGTACAGAGTACTTCATAGAAAGCAGAGCCCAGGAATTTTTAAGACCAATACCGATACTTAGTAATTTAAAAATCGAATCTATCGaccgatattttttcttttctttcagacacatgaaacataaagagATTTCCTTAACATTTGTTGTGTGGAGTTATTTATGCGTCCTCACTAAGATAAAATGACAATGCAGTTTGAAAATAATCTTGTTTAGTTTCCACAAGTCGTGGATTCCTCATTTCCGCTGTGCCCGACTCCGCCCGGATCATCTGGTTGTTTGTGGGCTTCCAAACAGGAGTTGCCAACAAGGAagctgcagagtgccctctggtggacaagaCTATGCAACATCATCACTCATAACGGGGTTAAAGGACGTTTCTCCcgtctctttggttttcatttatCGGCTGTTTTAAATGCGGATACCAGTATATTGGCAGAAACTAATATCACCTGGGCTCCCGTTATTTATTAATGGaatcaatgaatgaatgatgatGCATGTAACATTTGAAATgacgtggaaaaaaaaaatcctgtatcAGCAGGCACAATTATTTACAGCAAGCAAAACCCTTATCAGCCTTTCGTATGTCATCTGACTGTTCACTTAATATCAAATGTGAATTTATCCTTTAAAGAGTGATAAATTCAGAGGATCGCAACTTAAAATGTCTGGAAATGTATATCTGTTGAAAGTCGAGTGGATGAAGTGGCTGAACCTGTGCTGAGGTCCTTAATTTATTCAAGATCTCAAATTGGAGagaatctgtttttgtttttgttttttttcctttgggttTGTAAGAATTTCTTGAGGTTGTCTGTGCCTGACAGGAAATGCCGCAAAAGCCAGTCAAAGAAAACTGCTAATTCACTTTCCTCTGCCTCCAGGTTACTAAACGTGCTGGAGGTCATAGCCCCGTTCAAGCACTTCAACAAACTCAGAGAGTTTGTTCAGATGAAACTTCCGCCTGGTTTTCCCGTCAAACTTGGTATGTGGGGCGACCTATCACTGCGTTCCTGTGAGTAGGTGAATTTCAGGAGCAGAATCACCAAtaattttcttctctttgtgtgtatttcttGCCTCACAGATATCCCCGTTTTCCCCACGATCACAGCGACCGTCACCTTTCAGGAATTCCGCTACGACGAATTTGAAGAGTCCATTTTCTTCATCCCCACTGATTACAAAGAGGATCCCAGTCGCTTCCCAGACCTCTAATATGTAAATGGGAAATGACCAGCAAGTTTGGGAGggtggagacaaaaaaaaaaaaaaaaaaggaatattgtgttgttttattctgtatttattAGCTGTTAAAAGGAAGGGGTGGGCCTTACTGATCAGTTGTTCCGTTTGCCGATGGATCCAAAGCAAATCAATGCAAACAGATGTTACAGAGCGCCACCTCACATATAGATGTACCGGCAGTCgtttttgtgaaataaatgaaagctTTCATTGTACTCGCTGTTCAACTGAGCAGTTAAatccactgctctgtgctgctgttctcTACTCTGAAAGCTGTCAGACGACGCAGCCCAGACTCTTCATCGTCACTATTTTAATATTTCCCTCATCTTCAAGGACTGAGAACTGACTTCTCATTCTTGAGATTGCACTGACGCCCTCATATGTAAATAATTCACGTCTGTCCTTCACAACAAAAAGAATAGCAAATATCGCTATATCCTCAAACTGTGCTTAATATTCATTTATATATCATGTATTATATATAAAGAGAGAGATGAACTCAGATGAGTAACACTGTGTAGCAATACATTTCCAGTACTTAAGAATGTTTTTAACCAGCTGGGACACGgtttagcatttaaaaaaaaaagaaaatcccacaTTGCTACAGTTCGATATCCAAGCCTTTCCCCCCGTGCAGGGACGCAGTCTCCTGCATTTTCAGGTTAGCTCATGTTACCTCTCGGCTGTCTCCATGTTTGTCGTGATCGTATGAATTCTGTgctcagtgtgtgagtgagtaaCTGTACTGTATCGAGGGTTGTTGTATGTACGTTTGTGTGTGGGAGAACCCAGGTGAGATATCAGGTAAACTGTTCTTAGTTTAACACTGCACTGATACGAAGTATATTTAAGGCATGCTGTGGCCGTGTTGGCCTCCTGGATCACATGCATCTCCAAGGTATATTCTGTTATACTAGCTGCAGACTAGCTGGTACTTAGATTAAGGAGAAACTGAAAATTAGAACATGGACACTTAGAAAACCTTTTAGTGCTTACAAATTCTCTCCTTGATGGTAGTCTGCTtatataattaattttttatttatatatatatatatatatatatatatgtatacacatataaaTGCAAGTAGAGGGAACTAAGCTGTGAAGTTGATCATTGCTGGATATTTCAATTGTCCAGATAAGAAATGATCTGATTCATTGAGCTGTTTCTGGCTTCAGCTAATCTGTATTGCAACCATACCTACTTCACTTCCCTTTAAATAAAGCACCAGCATCATCTTTCAACTGACTTTGTGTTTGTAATAAAAACTTTATCACTTCAGTGGGTATTTCAGGCCAAATCTGGCAACATTTCAAAGCAATAAATATTCTGTAGGTGTTATTGTAGCATTTAATGTTTAGTAGAGACATGAGGTTTAGAAGGTAGAGCTGGTTTGATCCCAAAAAtactaaacattaaaaaaaatttcctcCAATGTATCATCAGTATATGTGAAGGCACTTTAAGTAGTCAATAAGACCAGAAGTGCACCATCTATTGACTTTAGTGCAGCAGCTACAAGCGGtcaactgttttattttccatcagGAAAATCTTTCTCAAAGCCTGGACATCTCTTCACTTTGAAATAaagcagtatttttttatttatatatatatattttttttttcaaggacctaaattaaaaaaaaaaaaaaaaagtcttaaaattTGTCAGAATAGCACCAAACAAATCATTTCAGCTCATTGAACATTTACCTAGAaactttattctgttttttttaaaagtcctcTATCAGCATTACAGTATAATTTTATGCCATTAACAACTTTAGTATTGGCGCACCAGTCCTACCTGATGCTAGAGGTTAGAGTTGGCAATATAATTTTCCTGTCATTTAGGCACATCTGCCATCCTATCTACTAACAAACACCTTTTAACTATGTCATGGCAATACTGACTATGATGAAAGAGTTGAACCTGTAGTtgcctgatttatttattttaaatcagatatgAGGGTTTTCACATTTGTATCATCAGCCCCAACTTGAGGCAAAAGTTCCAAATTTTGAAGTCT
This portion of the Archocentrus centrarchus isolate MPI-CPG fArcCen1 chromosome 17, fArcCen1, whole genome shotgun sequence genome encodes:
- the LOC115796322 gene encoding ankyrin repeat domain-containing protein 13C-like, giving the protein MTGEKIRTVRKDHKKTNKNEEIMDAYDETSNGTIPNCTSKHFKSNKAFQKSVKTSVQQQQQLNANNINDNSSVGTIVNDNNKNPIILISEGLEFPVHECVFKGDVRRLSSLIRTHSISQKDVHGNTPLHLAVMLGQKECALLLLAHNAPVKIKNAQGWSPLAEAISYGDRQMITAILRKLKQQSRESVEDKRPKLLKALRELGDFYLELHWDFQSWVPLLSRMLPSDACKIYKQGINIRLDTTLIDFTDMKCQRGDLSFIFNGDAAPSQSFVVLDNEAKVYQRIHHEESEMETEEEVDILMSSDVYSATLSTKSITFSRSQIGWLFREDKTERVGNFLADFYAVNGLVLESRKRREHLSEEDILRNKAIMESLSKGGSISEQNFEPARRQSLTAPAPNTISWEEYITAEHGKPPHLGRELVCKESKKNFKATVAMSQDFPLGIESLLNVLEVIAPFKHFNKLREFVQMKLPPGFPVKLDIPVFPTITATVTFQEFRYDEFEESIFFIPTDYKEDPSRFPDL